The following DNA comes from Betaproteobacteria bacterium.
GCGCTGTTCCCACAATCCGCCGGGAAATTCGATGGAGCCGGGTGCGACGCAATTCACCCGCACGCCCTTGCGCGCCAGCAATGCGGCTTGCGAGGTGGTGTACTGAATGATGGCGGCTTTCACCGCCGCGTAAGCGGGCGTGCGCGCGGAGGGGCGAAAGCCTGAGATGGAAGACACATTGACGATGGCCGCCGCTTTCGATTCCAAGAGATAGGGCTCGGCGGCGGCGGAAGCCCTGACCGTCGCCATGAGATCCACACCGAGCCCGGCGCGCCATGCCGCTTCGTCGTTGCCCATGCCAAAGCCCGATGCATTATTGACCAATACATCGATGCCGCCGAGCGCCTCGGCGGCGGCGGGGATATAGAGCGCGATGTCGCCCTCCTTCGCCAGATCGCAGGGCGAGGCATGCACCTTACCGCCATGGCGCGCGAGATCGGCTTTAACGGCTTCGAGCGCCTGCGGCCCGCGCGCGCACACCGAAACCGCCGCGCCGGCTTGAGCGAAGCCC
Coding sequences within:
- a CDS encoding SDR family oxidoreductase, whose amino-acid sequence is MPLDFKGTRVVVCGGSRGIGRSIALGFAQAGAAVSVCARGPQALEAVKADLARHGGKVHASPCDLAKEGDIALYIPAAAEALGGIDVLVNNASGFGMGNDEAAWRAGLGVDLMATVRASAAAEPYLLESKAAAIVNVSSISGFRPSARTPAYAAVKAAIIQYTTSQAALLARKGVRVNCVAPGSIEFPGGLWEQRKTSAPDLYNNILKSIPFGRMGRPEEVANLVLFLASPLAGWITGQSICVDGGQMLGA